One window of the Hippocampus zosterae strain Florida chromosome 8, ASM2543408v3, whole genome shotgun sequence genome contains the following:
- the LOC127605949 gene encoding heparan sulfate 2-O-sulfotransferase 1-like, whose product MGLFRVMTPPKLQLLAVLTFTVTMLFIENQIQRLEESRAKLERAMARHEFSEVEPQHHGEDGRRGLSEDDDDVDDDTVIIYNRVPKTASTSFTNIAYDLCAKNRFHVLHINTTKNNPVMSLQDQMRFVHNVTSWRGMKPGFYHGHVAYLDFSKYAVKGKPLYINVVRDPIERLVSYYYFLRFGDDYRPGLRRRKQGDKKTFDECVASGGSDCAPEKLWLQIPFFCGHQSECWNVGSRWALEQAKYNLVNEYLLVGVTEELEDFIMILEAALPRFFKGAIDLYKMGKKSHLRKTTEKKLPTRETIGKLQQSKIWKIENEFYEFALEQFQFVRAHAVREKDGELLVLPQSFFYEKIYPKAA is encoded by the exons ATGGGGCTCTTCAGAGTCATGACGCCGCCCAAATTGCAGCTTTTGGCCGTGCTGACATTCACTGTCACCATGCTCTTCATCGAGAACCAGATCCAAAGACTGGAAGAGTCCAGAGCCAAACTAG AGCGCGCCATGGCCAGACACGAATTTTCCGAGGTGGAGCCGCAGCACCACGGCGAAGACGGCCGTCGCGGGCTCTCGGAAGATGACGACGATGTTGACGACGACACGGTGATCATCTACAACCGGGTGCCCAAAACGGCCAGCACGTCCTTCACCAACATCGCGTACGACCTGTGCGCCAAGAACCGCTTCCACGTGCTGCACATCAACACCACCAAGAACAACCCCGTCATGTCCCTCCAGGACCAG ATGCGTTTTGTTCACAACGTCACGTCCTGGCGAGGGATGAAGCCCGGCTTCTATCACGGCCACGTGGCCTACCTGGACTTCTCCAA GTACGCCGTCAAGGGGAAGCCGCTGTACATCAATGTGGTGCGAGATCCCATCGAGCGCCTGGTGTCCTACTACTACTTCCTACGCTTCGGTGACGACTACCGGCCCGGCCTGCGGCGAAGGAAGCAAGGCGACAAGAAG ACCTTCGACGAGTGCGTGGCTTCCGGCGGCTCTGACTGCGCCCCCGAGAAACTCTGGCTGCAGATTCCCTTCTTCTGCGGACACCAGTCAGAGTGCTG GAACGTTGGCAGTCGCTGGGCGCTGGAGCAGGCCAAATACAACCTGGTCAACGAGTATCTCCTGGTGGGCGTGACCGAGGAGCTGGAGGACTTCATCATGATCCTGGAGGCCGCGCTGCCGCGCTTCTTCAAGGGTGCCATCGACCTCTACAAAATGG GCAAGAAGTCGCACCTGCGCAAGACCACCGAGAAGAAGCTCCCCACCCGGGAGACCATCGGTAAACTCCAGCAGTCCAAGATCTGGAAGATCGAGAACGAGTTCTACGAGTTTGCACTGGAGCAGTTCCAGTTCGTGCGGGCGCACGCCGTCCGAGAGAAGGACGGCGAGCTCCTCGTGCTGCCGCAGAGCTTCTTCTACGAGAAGATCTACCCCAAAGCCGCCTGA